The Synergistaceae bacterium genome window below encodes:
- a CDS encoding polyphenol oxidase family protein: protein MEFEGFNSYNKNGQFVIDLVLPDEIRDVFFASLYGRGWINDAAEGDPLKVWDFMSHNFNNVNLVAPHQVHGTDIIPAERRYSIPLRPEADGVFLNGSSDCFASLRFADCVPAVIAGITPEPWMLLLHSGFSGTVKNIISSGISAVIKHFDTNPAGRMWAWIGPCICKKCYSRRKEDPNTARAVESFSVSNTFESSGLVHFDIQNQIRDQLIESNIAKDSIYMYKSCTLCNRDIFYSYRGGDEKNRIFLLAGNATKCRK, encoded by the coding sequence ATGGAATTCGAGGGCTTTAATTCTTACAATAAAAACGGGCAATTTGTCATAGACCTGGTATTGCCTGACGAAATAAGGGATGTATTTTTTGCGTCATTGTACGGCAGGGGATGGATCAACGACGCCGCAGAGGGTGATCCACTCAAGGTATGGGATTTTATGTCACATAATTTTAATAACGTTAATTTAGTTGCGCCTCATCAGGTACATGGAACTGATATAATACCTGCGGAGCGTAGATATTCCATTCCTTTGAGACCTGAAGCCGATGGCGTTTTTTTAAATGGATCCTCAGATTGTTTTGCCAGTCTGCGTTTTGCAGACTGCGTACCGGCAGTCATTGCCGGAATCACACCTGAACCGTGGATGCTGCTGCTGCATTCAGGATTTTCCGGAACTGTGAAGAATATTATTTCCTCCGGGATATCGGCAGTCATAAAACACTTTGATACAAACCCGGCAGGCAGGATGTGGGCATGGATAGGTCCGTGTATATGTAAAAAATGCTATAGCCGCAGAAAAGAAGATCCTAACACCGCAAGAGCGGTAGAATCGTTCTCCGTGTCCAATACATTTGAAAGCAGCGGGCTGGTTCATTTCGACATACAAAATCAGATAAGAGACCAGCTGATAGAGAGCAATATTGCGAAAGACAGCATCTATATGTATAAAAGCTGCACTCTATGCAATCGTGATATTTTCTACTCATATCGCGGAGGGGACGAGAAAAACAGGATTTTCCTTCTGGCCGGGAATGCCACAAAATGCCGTAAATAA
- a CDS encoding bifunctional folylpolyglutamate synthase/dihydrofolate synthase has translation MHIQKYFEEIESELQSLASPGIRPGLARLSKLLSLAGDPERAFPAVHVVGTNGKGSTAATIASILRESGYRTALYTSPHLVSFGERLEVDGIYVSPEKWYACISKIKKMITECTFFADNNPTYFELITAVSFMIIAEENVDIAVVEAGLGGRLDATNILKNVFLTLITPIGMDHTEYLGDTIQEIAHEKFSVIRKNTPAIFAGGNTELEAYFLEMAAKRGAYALLMPESCNICEVETSLNGTAFTLKTQKRTSTRYITPLIGHYQAENAALAIMGACVLKDKFPALTEASIMAGVKKTSWQGRLEKLADDPVLLVDGAHNPHAMKRLVETLLIISIKGGLNIVLAMMKDKDIRMSLEILKQLDPLIYCTQVPDMERSMKADGLCALVQECGLRTAGVWLDPIDAVNNALLTSSVSVCCGSLYLVGYIKARIDGIRGL, from the coding sequence ATGCATATTCAAAAATATTTTGAAGAAATAGAAAGTGAACTTCAATCACTGGCAAGTCCCGGGATACGCCCCGGGCTTGCCAGGCTTTCCAAGCTGCTGTCGCTCGCAGGGGATCCTGAACGCGCGTTCCCCGCCGTCCATGTCGTCGGCACAAACGGGAAAGGCTCAACAGCCGCGACCATCGCCTCCATTCTCAGAGAATCCGGGTACAGGACCGCTCTCTATACGAGTCCGCATCTTGTTTCGTTTGGAGAAAGGCTTGAAGTTGATGGAATTTATGTTTCGCCTGAAAAATGGTATGCATGCATTTCAAAAATAAAAAAAATGATAACCGAATGCACTTTCTTTGCTGATAATAATCCGACATATTTTGAGCTCATAACGGCAGTTTCGTTTATGATCATCGCCGAGGAGAATGTAGACATAGCGGTAGTGGAGGCCGGGCTTGGCGGCAGGCTGGACGCGACAAATATCCTTAAGAATGTCTTTTTGACACTTATTACGCCAATCGGCATGGATCATACGGAATACCTGGGAGATACGATACAGGAGATAGCACACGAGAAATTCTCCGTAATTCGCAAAAACACTCCTGCTATATTTGCCGGAGGAAATACCGAATTAGAGGCATACTTCCTGGAAATGGCTGCAAAACGCGGCGCATACGCGCTGCTGATGCCGGAATCGTGCAACATATGCGAAGTCGAGACATCACTGAACGGGACTGCGTTTACTTTAAAAACGCAAAAGAGAACAAGCACAAGATATATAACGCCGCTTATAGGGCACTATCAGGCAGAGAATGCGGCGCTCGCCATTATGGGTGCGTGCGTGCTCAAGGATAAATTTCCTGCGTTGACTGAAGCTTCAATAATGGCGGGAGTCAAAAAAACGTCATGGCAAGGCCGGCTTGAAAAGCTGGCGGATGATCCTGTGCTTCTTGTTGACGGGGCCCATAATCCGCATGCAATGAAACGCCTCGTCGAAACACTTTTGATAATATCGATAAAGGGCGGTTTAAATATTGTACTTGCAATGATGAAAGACAAAGATATACGTATGTCATTAGAGATACTAAAACAGCTCGATCCGCTTATTTACTGCACTCAGGTTCCCGATATGGAGCGCTCCATGAAAGCAGACGGACTCTGCGCTCTGGTTCAGGAATGCGGGCTAAGGACTGCAGGAGTCTGGCTTGACCCCATCGATGCCGTCAACAACGCACTTTTAACCTCTTCTGTCTCCGTATGCTGCGGCAGTCTTTACCTTGTTGGTTACATAAAGGCCCGCATCGATGGAATTCGAGGGCTTTAA
- a CDS encoding valine--tRNA ligase gives MDSEKTVLGKSYDPVPIEDKWYMRWIEKGLFKADPDSPKPPFSIVIPPPNVTGSLHVGHALDNTLQDILCRTKRMQGYSVLWLPGTDHAGIATQNVVERSLAAEGISRHDLGREDFVKRVWKWKEQYGSTIINQLKKLGASCDWDRERFTMDEGLSVAVRKIFVDLYKKGLIYRGKYLINWCPRCHTALSDLEVEHHETEGKFYEVAYKFADGKGQLTVMTTRPETILGDTAIAIHPRDEKNLRLVGRNVIVPITGRIIPVIEDNMVDPEFGTGCVKITPAHDPNDFLVGQRHNLEQIQVIDDNGTMTPESGKYTGLDRFEARKCIVGDLEKEGSLISVKEITHSVGECYRCHTVIEPYLSEQWFVHTRPLADAGVAAVQAGDIRFVPDQWTNVYYQWMENIRDWCISRQLWWGHRIPAWYCDKCGEIIVETEAPGSCPKCGNTELRQDEDVLDTWFSSALWPFSTMGWPENTKLLQKYYPTSVLVTGFDIIFFWVARMIMFGLEGMNGKVPFRDVYIHALVRDEKGQKMSKSRGNVIDPLTIVRDYGADALRLTLAALTVQGRDIFLSTERIATYRLFMNKLWNASRFALMNLEDAEMGQQWEEAELRIQDKWILNRISQVSAEMTRLLDGYFFGESARLMYDFTWGELCDWYLELSKPALRGEEGDARRRTTQAVLLAVFEDVLKLLHPYIPFVTEELWQAFPFGGDIIEHSSWPEPRLAEIDERLISDMGFIQDIVRSVRNLRAEARITPQIVIPRVVLSVHNADKLGILKSSEAQILLLTKVESLLLTGDGSVKPEHSLTAVLDDIQIYLPVGDLLDVDKEVLRLKNDLEKLEKDIDKSRAKLSNAQFVERAPEEVITKEKANLAFNEAKRDRIIENLDSLTE, from the coding sequence ATGGATTCCGAAAAAACAGTTTTAGGCAAGAGCTACGACCCTGTACCAATTGAGGACAAATGGTATATGAGATGGATCGAGAAGGGGCTTTTTAAAGCAGACCCGGATTCCCCCAAACCGCCGTTTTCAATTGTGATCCCGCCGCCCAACGTAACCGGCTCCCTGCATGTCGGACATGCGCTTGACAATACGCTTCAGGATATCCTCTGCAGGACAAAAAGGATGCAGGGCTACAGCGTGCTATGGCTGCCCGGAACAGATCATGCCGGCATCGCGACTCAGAATGTAGTTGAGCGTTCACTTGCAGCGGAAGGCATTTCCCGCCATGACCTCGGCCGTGAAGATTTCGTGAAAAGAGTTTGGAAGTGGAAAGAACAGTACGGAAGCACCATCATCAACCAATTAAAAAAACTTGGCGCATCCTGCGACTGGGACAGAGAACGCTTCACTATGGACGAAGGCCTTTCCGTGGCTGTCCGCAAAATATTTGTCGACCTCTACAAAAAAGGTCTGATTTACAGGGGCAAGTATCTTATCAACTGGTGCCCGAGGTGCCACACTGCACTCTCCGACCTTGAGGTCGAACATCATGAGACGGAAGGCAAGTTTTATGAAGTTGCGTACAAGTTCGCAGACGGCAAAGGACAGCTCACCGTAATGACGACGCGCCCTGAGACAATTCTCGGAGACACTGCGATAGCGATACATCCAAGGGATGAGAAAAACCTCCGCCTGGTTGGCAGGAATGTCATCGTTCCCATAACAGGCAGGATCATTCCCGTCATCGAAGACAACATGGTGGATCCTGAATTCGGTACGGGCTGCGTAAAAATTACCCCCGCACATGACCCTAATGACTTCCTGGTCGGACAGAGACACAACCTTGAACAGATACAGGTCATTGACGACAACGGCACAATGACGCCGGAATCAGGCAAATATACCGGACTGGACCGTTTTGAGGCACGTAAATGCATCGTAGGGGATCTTGAGAAAGAGGGCTCTTTGATCAGCGTTAAGGAAATAACGCACTCTGTCGGAGAATGTTATCGCTGTCACACGGTCATTGAACCGTATCTTTCGGAACAGTGGTTTGTCCATACGCGCCCGCTTGCGGACGCAGGAGTTGCAGCGGTACAGGCCGGAGATATCCGTTTTGTGCCTGATCAGTGGACTAACGTATATTATCAGTGGATGGAGAACATCAGGGACTGGTGCATCTCGCGGCAGCTCTGGTGGGGTCATCGCATCCCGGCATGGTACTGTGACAAATGCGGAGAGATCATCGTTGAAACGGAGGCCCCGGGATCATGCCCGAAGTGCGGCAACACAGAGCTGAGGCAGGATGAAGACGTACTGGACACATGGTTCTCCAGTGCATTGTGGCCCTTCTCGACCATGGGCTGGCCGGAGAATACCAAACTGCTGCAAAAGTACTACCCGACCTCCGTCCTCGTAACCGGTTTTGACATTATTTTCTTCTGGGTAGCCAGGATGATAATGTTCGGGCTTGAAGGGATGAATGGAAAAGTTCCGTTCCGAGACGTTTATATCCATGCTCTTGTGCGGGATGAAAAGGGACAGAAGATGAGCAAATCACGCGGTAACGTCATAGACCCCCTGACGATAGTCAGGGACTACGGTGCGGATGCATTACGGCTCACGCTTGCGGCTCTCACAGTGCAGGGACGAGATATCTTCCTCTCAACGGAGAGGATAGCCACATACCGTCTATTTATGAATAAGCTGTGGAACGCCAGCCGCTTTGCCCTTATGAATCTTGAGGACGCGGAGATGGGACAGCAGTGGGAAGAGGCCGAACTGCGCATACAGGACAAGTGGATACTGAACAGAATATCCCAGGTTTCTGCCGAGATGACGCGTCTTCTGGACGGATATTTCTTCGGCGAATCAGCGAGGCTTATGTACGACTTCACATGGGGCGAACTCTGCGACTGGTATCTTGAACTGTCGAAACCGGCCCTGAGAGGTGAAGAGGGCGATGCAAGGCGCAGAACGACACAGGCAGTACTGCTTGCGGTATTTGAGGATGTGCTGAAATTACTACATCCGTACATACCGTTCGTGACTGAAGAACTTTGGCAGGCATTCCCGTTCGGAGGGGACATTATAGAGCACAGCTCGTGGCCCGAACCACGCCTTGCCGAAATAGACGAGAGGCTCATATCAGACATGGGCTTTATTCAGGACATAGTACGCTCAGTGCGTAACCTGCGCGCAGAGGCCAGGATCACTCCTCAGATTGTTATTCCAAGAGTAGTGCTCTCAGTTCATAACGCTGATAAGCTCGGCATCCTTAAATCATCTGAAGCTCAGATACTCCTACTGACCAAGGTCGAGTCACTCCTGCTGACCGGAGACGGATCAGTCAAACCGGAGCACAGCCTGACTGCGGTTCTCGATGATATCCAAATCTATCTGCCAGTCGGAGATCTGCTTGATGTAGATAAAGAAGTCCTGAGGCTAAAGAACGATCTCGAAAAACTGGAAAAAGATATCGATAAGAGCAGAGCAAAACTTTCGAACGCCCAGTTTGTCGAAAGAGCGCCTGAAGAGGTCATTACCAAGGAAAAGGCCAATCTTGCATTTAATGAGGCAAAGAGAGACCGGATCATAGAAAACCTTGATAGCCTTACAGAGTAG